In a genomic window of Streptococcus oralis subsp. tigurinus:
- a CDS encoding lipoate--protein ligase, whose translation MKYIINHSNDTAFNIALEEYAFKHLLDEDQIFLLWINKPSIIVGRHQNTIEEINRDYVRENGIEVVRRISGGGAVYHDLNNLNYTIISKEDENKAFDFKSFSTPVINTLAQLGVKAEFTGRNDLEIDGKKFCGNAQAYINGRIMHHGCLLFDVDLSVLANALKVSKDKFESKGVKSVRARVTNIVNELPEKITVEEFRDLLLEYMKKEYPEMTEYVFSEEEMAEINRIKDTKFGTWDWNYGKSPEFNVRRGTKFTSGKVEVFANVIESKIQDIKIYGDFFGIEDVAAVEDVLRGVKYEREDVLKALETIDITRYFAGISREEIAEAVVG comes from the coding sequence ATGAAATATATTATCAATCATTCAAACGACACTGCTTTTAATATCGCCTTGGAAGAATATGCCTTTAAACACCTTTTGGATGAGGATCAAATCTTCCTTCTTTGGATTAACAAACCTTCTATCATTGTTGGTCGTCACCAGAATACTATCGAAGAAATCAACCGTGACTATGTTCGAGAAAATGGTATTGAGGTAGTCCGCCGTATCAGTGGTGGCGGAGCTGTTTATCACGATCTAAACAACCTCAACTACACCATCATTTCAAAAGAAGATGAAAACAAGGCCTTTGACTTCAAGAGCTTCTCAACTCCAGTTATCAATACCTTAGCTCAACTAGGCGTCAAAGCTGAGTTCACAGGCCGTAATGACCTTGAGATTGATGGAAAAAAATTCTGTGGCAATGCCCAAGCCTATATCAATGGGCGTATCATGCACCACGGTTGCTTGCTCTTTGACGTTGATTTGTCAGTCCTTGCTAATGCCCTCAAGGTTTCAAAAGACAAATTTGAATCAAAAGGTGTGAAATCCGTTCGTGCCCGTGTAACCAATATTGTCAATGAATTACCTGAAAAAATCACAGTTGAAGAATTCCGTGATTTGCTATTGGAATACATGAAAAAAGAGTACCCAGAGATGACTGAATACGTCTTTTCAGAAGAAGAAATGGCGGAAATCAATCGCATTAAGGATACAAAGTTCGGTACTTGGGACTGGAACTACGGTAAATCACCTGAATTTAACGTTCGTCGGGGAACAAAATTCACTAGTGGAAAGGTTGAAGTTTTTGCCAACGTCATTGAATCAAAAATCCAAGATATCAAGATTTATGGTGACTTCTTTGGTATCGAAGACGTTGCAGCTGTAGAAGATGTCCTTCGTGGCGTAAAATATGAACGCGAAGATGTTCTTAAGGCACTAGAAACTATTGACATCACACGCTACTTTGCTGGTATCAGCCGTGAAGAAATCGCTGAAGCAGTAGTGGGGTAA
- a CDS encoding dihydrolipoamide acetyltransferase: protein MADDKLRATPAARKLADDLGINLYDVSGSGANGRVHKEDVETYKDTNVVRISPLAKRIALEHNIAWQEIQGTGHRGKIMKKDVLALLPENIENDTIKSPAQIEKVEEVPDNITPYGEIERIPMTPMRKVIAQRMVESYLTAPTFTLNYEVDMTEMLALRKKVLDPIMEATGKKTTVTDLLSLAVVKTLMKHPYINASLTEDGKTIITHNYVNLAMAVGMDNGLMTPVVYNAEKMSLSELVVAFKDVIGRTLDGKLAPSELQNSTFTISNLGMFGVQSFGPIINQPNSAILGVSSTVEKPVVVNGEIVIRPIMSLGLTIDHRVVDGMAGAKFMKDLKALIENPISMLV, encoded by the coding sequence ATGGCTGATGACAAGCTAAGAGCGACTCCTGCGGCTAGAAAGTTAGCGGATGATCTAGGAATCAACCTCTACGACGTTTCTGGCTCAGGTGCAAACGGTCGTGTCCACAAAGAAGACGTGGAAACTTATAAAGACACAAACGTGGTTCGCATTTCGCCACTTGCAAAACGAATTGCCCTCGAACATAACATTGCTTGGCAGGAAATCCAAGGAACGGGTCATCGTGGTAAGATCATGAAGAAGGACGTTTTGGCCTTGCTTCCTGAAAATATCGAAAACGACACCATCAAGTCTCCTGCTCAAATCGAAAAAGTGGAAGAAGTTCCAGACAATATCACTCCTTATGGTGAGATTGAGCGTATTCCAATGACACCAATGCGTAAGGTTATCGCGCAACGTATGGTTGAATCTTACCTAACTGCGCCAACTTTCACACTCAACTATGAAGTTGATATGACTGAAATGCTGGCCCTTCGTAAGAAGGTTCTTGATCCGATTATGGAAGCGACTGGTAAGAAGACTACTGTAACAGACCTTCTTTCACTCGCTGTTGTGAAAACATTGATGAAACACCCATACATCAACGCTTCATTGACAGAAGACGGCAAGACCATTATCACTCATAACTATGTCAACCTTGCGATGGCGGTTGGTATGGATAACGGTCTAATGACACCAGTTGTTTACAATGCTGAAAAAATGAGCTTGTCAGAGTTAGTAGTAGCCTTTAAAGACGTGATTGGTCGTACCTTGGATGGCAAATTGGCTCCAAGTGAGTTACAAAACTCAACCTTCACAATTAGTAACTTGGGAATGTTTGGTGTTCAGTCCTTTGGTCCGATTATTAACCAACCCAACTCAGCAATCCTCGGGGTAAGCTCAACAGTCGAGAAACCTGTAGTTGTCAATGGTGAGATTGTTATCCGACCAATCATGAGCCTTGGTTTAACTATTGACCACCGTGTTGTAGATGGTATGGCTGGTGCTAAGTTTATGAAAGACTTGAAAGCCTTGATTGAGAATCCGATCTCAATGTTGGTTTAA
- the xerS gene encoding tyrosine recombinase XerS, translated as MKREILLERIDKLKQIMPWYVLEYYQSKLAVPYSFTTLYEYLKEYDRFFSWVLESGISNADKMADIPLSVLENMSKKDMESFILYLRERPLLNANTTKQGVSQTTINRTLSALSSLYKYLTEEVENDQGEPYFYRNVMKKVSTKKKKETLAARAENIKQKLFLGDETEGFLTYIDQEYPQQLSNRALSSFNKNKERDLAIIALLLASGVRLSEAVNLDLRDLNLKMMVIDVTRKGGKRDSVNVAAFAKPYLENYLAIRNQRYKTEKTDTALFLTLYRGAPNRIDASSVEKMVAKYSEDFKVRVTPHKLRHTLATRLYDATKSQVLVSHQLGHASTQVTDLYTHIVNDEQKNALDSL; from the coding sequence ATGAAACGTGAGATTCTACTGGAACGAATCGACAAACTAAAACAAATCATGCCCTGGTATGTTCTGGAATACTACCAATCTAAGCTTGCTGTCCCCTATAGTTTTACAACCTTGTACGAATACCTCAAGGAATATGATCGATTTTTCAGCTGGGTTTTGGAGTCTGGGATTTCAAACGCTGATAAAATGGCTGATATTCCTTTATCGGTCTTGGAAAACATGTCAAAGAAAGATATGGAATCCTTTATCCTCTATCTACGAGAACGTCCTTTGCTGAACGCCAATACAACCAAACAAGGTGTCTCTCAGACGACCATCAATCGGACCTTGTCAGCACTTTCTAGTCTTTACAAGTATCTAACTGAGGAAGTTGAAAATGACCAAGGAGAGCCCTATTTCTATCGTAATGTAATGAAGAAAGTTTCAACCAAGAAAAAGAAAGAAACACTTGCTGCTAGAGCTGAAAACATCAAACAAAAACTCTTTCTAGGTGATGAAACAGAAGGTTTTTTAACCTATATCGACCAGGAGTACCCACAACAGCTCTCAAATCGTGCACTCTCGTCATTCAATAAAAATAAAGAACGTGATTTAGCCATTATTGCCCTTCTCTTGGCGTCTGGTGTCCGCTTATCTGAAGCTGTTAATCTGGATCTAAGAGACCTCAATCTCAAAATGATGGTTATAGATGTCACTCGAAAAGGGGGCAAACGTGATTCTGTCAATGTCGCGGCCTTTGCTAAGCCTTATCTTGAAAATTATCTAGCCATTCGAAATCAACGCTATAAGACGGAAAAGACAGATACAGCATTATTTCTGACCTTATATCGTGGTGCTCCCAATCGTATCGATGCTTCTAGTGTTGAGAAAATGGTTGCTAAGTACTCAGAGGATTTCAAAGTCCGTGTAACTCCCCACAAACTACGCCATACCCTGGCGACCAGGCTCTATGATGCTACTAAATCGCAAGTTTTGGTCAGCCATCAGTTAGGTCATGCTAGCACACAAGTCACTGACCTCTATACCCATATCGTCAATGATGAACAAAAGAATGCTTTGGATAGTTTATAA
- the ylqF gene encoding ribosome biogenesis GTPase YlqF, with translation MATIQWFPGHMSKARRQVQENLKFVDFVTILVDARLPLSSQNPMLNKIVGDKPKLLILNKADLADPAMTKEWRQYFESRGIQTLAINSKEQVTVKVVTDAAKKLMADKIARQKERGIKIETLRTMIIGIPNAGKSTLMNRLAGKKIAVVGNKPGVTKGQQWLKTNKDLEILDTPGILWPKFEDETVALKLALTGAIKDQLLPMDEVTIFGLNYFKKHYPEKLAERFKQIKIEEEAPVIIMDMTRALGFRDDYDRFYSLFVKEVRDGKLGNYTLDTLDDIDDDD, from the coding sequence ATGGCTACAATTCAATGGTTTCCGGGCCACATGTCTAAGGCTCGGCGACAAGTTCAGGAGAATTTAAAATTTGTTGATTTTGTGACGATTTTGGTGGATGCTCGCTTACCTCTATCTAGTCAAAATCCTATGTTAAACAAGATTGTGGGTGATAAACCAAAACTCTTAATTTTGAACAAGGCAGACCTTGCTGACCCCGCAATGACCAAAGAATGGCGTCAATATTTTGAATCACGGGGAATCCAGACTTTGGCTATCAACTCCAAAGAACAAGTAACTGTAAAAGTTGTGACGGATGCTGCTAAAAAGCTCATGGCTGATAAGATTGCACGCCAGAAAGAGCGCGGTATCAAAATCGAAACCTTGCGGACCATGATTATCGGGATTCCAAACGCTGGTAAATCAACTCTCATGAACCGCTTGGCTGGTAAGAAAATCGCAGTTGTCGGCAACAAACCAGGTGTTACCAAGGGGCAACAATGGCTCAAAACCAATAAAGACCTTGAAATCCTAGACACACCAGGGATTCTTTGGCCTAAGTTCGAAGACGAAACCGTCGCTTTGAAACTAGCCCTAACAGGGGCAATTAAAGACCAGTTGCTTCCTATGGATGAGGTGACCATTTTTGGTCTCAATTATTTCAAAAAACACTATCCAGAAAAGCTAGCTGAACGCTTCAAACAAATAAAAATTGAAGAAGAAGCTCCTGTTATCATCATGGATATGACACGTGCCCTTGGCTTCCGAGACGACTACGACCGCTTTTACAGCCTCTTCGTCAAGGAAGTACGCGATGGCAAACTTGGTAACTATACCTTAGATACATTGGACGACATCGATGACGACGATTAA
- the lpdA gene encoding dihydrolipoyl dehydrogenase has translation MALEVIMPKAGVDMTEGQIVQWNKKVGEFVKEGEILLEIMTDKVSMELEAEEDGYLIAILKGDGETVPVTEVIGYLGEEGENIPTAGAAAPESKPAPAASASNDDGKSDDAFDIVVIGGGPAGYVAAIKAAQLGGKVALVEKSELGGTCLNRGCIPTKTYLHNAEIIENIGHAANRGIVIENPNFTVDMDKLLETKSKVVNTLVGGVAGLLRSYGVTVHKGVGTITKDKNVLVNGSELLETKKIILAGGSKVSKINVPGMESPLVMTSDDILEMNEVPESLVIIGGGVVGIELGQAFMTFGSKVTVIEMMDRIVPAMDAEVSKNLRLILERKGMTILTGTKLQEIIEENGQLRIKVEGKDDIIASKALLSIGRVPDLEGIGDVEFELDRGRIKVNEYMETSVPGIYAPGDINGTKMLAHAAFRMGEVAAENALKGNHAVAKLNLTPAAIYTLPEVAAVGLTEEQAREKYDVAIGKFNFAANGRAIASDAAQGFVKVIADKKYGEILGVHIIGPAAAELINEASSIIEMEITVEEMLKTIHGHPTYSEVMYEAFADVLGMAIHSPKKK, from the coding sequence ATGGCCTTAGAAGTAATTATGCCAAAAGCCGGCGTAGATATGACAGAAGGACAAATTGTCCAATGGAATAAAAAAGTCGGTGAATTTGTAAAAGAAGGAGAAATCCTTTTGGAAATCATGACTGACAAAGTCAGCATGGAATTGGAAGCCGAAGAAGATGGATACTTGATTGCCATCCTTAAAGGAGATGGTGAAACTGTTCCAGTAACTGAAGTTATCGGTTACCTTGGAGAAGAAGGGGAAAACATCCCAACAGCTGGCGCAGCTGCGCCAGAATCAAAACCTGCACCTGCAGCTAGTGCCTCAAACGACGATGGTAAGAGCGATGATGCCTTTGATATCGTTGTGATTGGTGGAGGTCCTGCTGGTTATGTTGCAGCCATTAAAGCTGCCCAACTCGGTGGGAAGGTTGCCCTTGTTGAGAAATCTGAACTCGGTGGAACGTGTTTGAACCGTGGCTGTATCCCAACGAAGACCTACCTTCACAATGCTGAAATCATCGAAAATATCGGTCATGCAGCAAACCGAGGTATCGTCATCGAAAATCCAAACTTCACTGTAGATATGGATAAACTTTTAGAGACAAAATCTAAGGTTGTCAATACTTTGGTTGGTGGCGTTGCGGGTCTTCTTCGCAGCTACGGAGTTACAGTTCATAAGGGTGTTGGTACTATCACTAAAGATAAGAATGTCTTGGTAAATGGTTCTGAATTGCTTGAAACCAAGAAAATTATCCTTGCTGGTGGTTCAAAAGTCAGCAAGATTAACGTCCCTGGTATGGAATCTCCACTTGTGATGACCAGCGATGATATTCTTGAAATGAACGAAGTTCCAGAAAGCCTCGTAATCATCGGTGGTGGGGTTGTCGGTATCGAACTCGGCCAAGCATTCATGACATTTGGTTCAAAAGTAACTGTTATCGAAATGATGGACCGTATCGTTCCAGCTATGGATGCGGAAGTGTCTAAGAATCTTCGCTTGATTCTTGAGCGTAAAGGTATGACTATCTTGACAGGTACAAAATTGCAAGAAATCATCGAAGAAAATGGTCAACTTCGTATCAAGGTTGAAGGAAAAGACGATATCATCGCTAGCAAAGCTCTTCTTTCAATCGGTCGTGTGCCAGACCTTGAAGGAATTGGTGATGTTGAGTTTGAATTGGATCGTGGACGTATCAAGGTCAACGAATACATGGAAACTTCTGTTCCTGGAATCTACGCACCAGGTGACATCAACGGTACTAAGATGTTGGCGCACGCAGCCTTCCGCATGGGTGAAGTTGCCGCTGAAAATGCCCTCAAAGGAAATCATGCTGTTGCGAAACTCAACTTGACTCCTGCAGCCATTTACACTCTTCCTGAAGTAGCAGCAGTAGGTCTGACTGAAGAACAAGCCCGTGAGAAATACGATGTAGCCATCGGTAAATTCAACTTTGCTGCCAACGGACGTGCAATTGCATCAGATGCGGCTCAAGGTTTCGTAAAAGTTATTGCTGATAAGAAATACGGAGAAATCCTTGGTGTGCACATCATTGGTCCTGCAGCTGCAGAATTGATCAACGAGGCATCAAGCATCATCGAAATGGAAATCACTGTTGAGGAAATGCTGAAGACCATCCACGGACACCCAACCTACTCTGAAGTGATGTACGAAGCATTTGCAGATGTTCTAGGAATGGCCATCCATTCACCAAAGAAAAAATAA
- a CDS encoding zinc-ribbon domain-containing protein: protein MKEHNGDIDTFFYDSNIIVDRICRKCHRSYKAKISERSENDQCCPYCSFKKTAKVITILKQHILG from the coding sequence GTGAAAGAACATAACGGAGATATTGACACTTTCTTTTATGATTCAAATATAATAGTTGATCGAATTTGTCGTAAATGTCACAGGAGTTATAAAGCGAAAATTTCTGAACGCTCCGAAAACGACCAATGTTGCCCATATTGTTCATTTAAAAAGACTGCAAAAGTTATAACGATCTTGAAACAACACATCCTTGGTTAA
- a CDS encoding ClC family H(+)/Cl(-) exchange transporter → MEEQSETLSSKKEFAFASSTILSQVGRGIIVGLVVGLIVGSFRFLIEKGFHLIQGLYQDQAHLVRNLFIISLFYLIVCCLSAKLTRSEKDIKGSGIPQVEAELKGLMTLNWWSVLWKKYILGILAIASGLMLGREGPSIQLGAVGGKGIAKWLKSSPVEERSLIASGAAAGLAAAFNAPIAGLLFVIEEVYHHFSRFFWVSTLAASLVANFVSLLIFGLTPVLDMPDNIPLMTLDQYWIYLLMGVFLGLSGFLYEKAVLNVGRVYDWISQKIHLDKAYYPILTFILIIPVGIFLPQILGGGNQVVLSLTEQDFSFQVLLVYFLIRFIWSMISYGSGLPGGIFLPILALGSLLGALVGVICVNLGLVSQQQFPIFIILGMSGYFGAISKAPLTAMILVTEMVGDIRNLMPLGLVTLVAYIIMDLLKGAPVYEAMLEKMLPEEATDEGEVTLIEIPVSDKIAGKQVHELNLPHNVLITTQVHNGKSQTVHGSTRMYLGDMIHLVIPKSEIGKVKDLLL, encoded by the coding sequence ATGGAGGAACAGTCAGAAACACTCAGTTCCAAGAAAGAATTTGCCTTTGCCTCAAGCACCATATTATCCCAAGTTGGACGAGGAATCATTGTTGGTCTCGTCGTCGGGCTAATCGTAGGATCCTTTCGTTTCTTAATCGAAAAAGGCTTCCACCTGATACAAGGACTCTATCAAGATCAAGCGCACCTAGTGCGCAATCTTTTTATCATTAGCCTATTTTATTTAATAGTTTGCTGTCTCAGTGCCAAACTAACTCGGTCAGAGAAAGATATCAAAGGCTCAGGAATCCCACAAGTCGAAGCCGAACTAAAGGGACTGATGACTCTTAACTGGTGGAGTGTCCTCTGGAAAAAATATATTCTAGGGATTCTTGCTATTGCAAGCGGCCTTATGCTAGGGCGTGAAGGGCCAAGTATTCAACTTGGAGCGGTCGGTGGTAAAGGAATTGCCAAGTGGCTCAAATCGAGTCCAGTTGAGGAACGCTCTTTGATTGCTAGTGGTGCTGCAGCAGGATTAGCAGCTGCCTTTAATGCACCAATCGCAGGTCTCCTCTTTGTTATAGAAGAAGTTTACCACCATTTTTCACGCTTTTTCTGGGTCTCAACTCTAGCAGCTAGTCTCGTAGCAAACTTTGTCTCACTACTCATATTTGGCCTAACACCCGTACTGGATATGCCAGACAACATTCCTCTCATGACCCTAGACCAGTATTGGATTTACCTCCTTATGGGAGTTTTTCTCGGGCTATCAGGTTTTCTCTATGAGAAAGCTGTACTCAATGTCGGTCGAGTTTATGACTGGATTAGTCAAAAAATCCATTTGGATAAAGCTTATTATCCAATCTTGACCTTTATCCTCATCATACCAGTCGGGATTTTCTTGCCACAAATCCTTGGTGGTGGGAATCAGGTCGTTCTTTCTCTAACTGAGCAAGATTTTAGTTTCCAAGTTCTATTAGTTTACTTTTTGATCCGCTTTATCTGGAGCATGATTAGTTATGGAAGTGGCCTGCCAGGAGGAATTTTCCTACCAATTTTGGCGCTTGGTTCCTTACTTGGTGCCCTAGTTGGTGTCATTTGTGTCAATCTTGGACTTGTCAGTCAGCAACAATTCCCTATATTTATCATTTTAGGGATGAGTGGCTACTTTGGGGCGATTTCCAAGGCTCCCTTAACTGCTATGATACTCGTAACCGAGATGGTTGGAGATATTCGCAATCTCATGCCACTTGGTTTAGTGACCTTAGTCGCCTACATCATCATGGATCTGCTCAAGGGTGCTCCGGTCTATGAGGCCATGCTAGAAAAAATGCTACCAGAAGAAGCAACAGACGAAGGAGAAGTAACACTAATTGAAATTCCTGTTTCAGATAAAATAGCAGGAAAACAGGTTCACGAGCTCAACTTGCCACATAACGTACTCATCACCACCCAAGTCCATAATGGTAAGAGCCAAACAGTTCACGGCTCAACTAGAATGTATCTGGGTGATATGATCCACCTAGTTATTCCAAAAAGTGAAATTGGGAAAGTCAAAGATTTGTTGTTGTAG
- a CDS encoding ribonuclease HII, whose protein sequence is MTTIKEIKGLLATVKELDNPLFLEFEKDPRSGVQKEISKRKKAIQAELDENLRLESMLSYEKELYKQGVTLIAGVDEVGRGPLAGPVVAAAVILLKNCKIRGLNDSKKIPKKKHLEIYHAVQDQALAIGIGIMDNQVIDQVNIYEATKLAMKEAISQLSPQPEHLLIDAMKLELPISQTSIIKGDANSLSIAAASIVAKVTRDKLMKEYDQQYPGYDFTANAGYGTAKHLEGLEKLGVTPIHRTSFEPVKTLISTKKDK, encoded by the coding sequence ATGACGACGATTAAAGAAATCAAAGGACTTCTTGCCACTGTTAAAGAATTAGACAATCCTCTTTTTCTGGAATTCGAAAAAGATCCTCGTTCTGGAGTTCAAAAGGAAATCAGCAAGCGTAAAAAAGCTATTCAGGCAGAACTGGATGAAAACCTTCGTTTGGAATCCATGCTTTCCTATGAAAAAGAACTTTATAAGCAAGGAGTGACCTTAATTGCAGGTGTTGACGAGGTCGGTCGCGGTCCTCTTGCTGGACCTGTAGTCGCTGCAGCCGTTATCCTGCTAAAAAATTGTAAGATTAGAGGCCTCAACGATAGCAAAAAAATCCCTAAAAAGAAACATCTGGAAATTTATCATGCTGTTCAAGATCAAGCATTGGCAATCGGCATTGGAATCATGGATAATCAAGTCATTGACCAAGTTAATATCTATGAGGCTACCAAACTGGCCATGAAGGAAGCAATCTCCCAGCTCAGTCCTCAACCAGAGCACCTTTTGATAGATGCCATGAAGTTGGAATTACCAATTTCACAAACTTCCATTATCAAAGGGGATGCTAATTCCCTCTCTATTGCAGCAGCATCTATAGTGGCCAAGGTGACACGGGATAAATTGATGAAGGAATACGATCAGCAATATCCTGGCTATGATTTCACGGCTAATGCAGGCTATGGAACAGCTAAACATCTAGAAGGACTGGAAAAACTAGGTGTCACCCCAATTCACCGAACCAGTTTTGAACCAGTCAAAACACTGATTTCAACTAAGAAAGACAAGTAA
- a CDS encoding type II toxin-antitoxin system PemK/MazF family toxin → MIAKSEYIPEKQDIIWLDFDPSVGREIQKRRPALVVSRREYALQTGFVAVCPITHGQQRLAEKGLLVPVSSDKVDGAVNPFQLYTFDFRMRNARKITRMDTQCFQKVVQLYQYIFGDT, encoded by the coding sequence TTGATAGCGAAATCTGAGTATATTCCTGAAAAGCAGGATATCATTTGGCTGGACTTTGATCCATCAGTCGGTCGAGAAATCCAGAAACGGCGACCTGCTTTGGTAGTTTCTAGGAGAGAATATGCCTTGCAAACTGGTTTTGTAGCTGTCTGCCCTATCACTCATGGCCAACAACGTTTGGCAGAAAAAGGCTTGCTCGTTCCTGTCTCGTCGGACAAGGTAGATGGCGCTGTCAATCCATTTCAATTGTATACCTTTGATTTTCGGATGCGTAATGCTCGAAAAATAACAAGAATGGACACACAATGTTTTCAGAAAGTCGTCCAACTTTACCAGTACATCTTTGGAGATACATAA
- a CDS encoding zinc-ribbon domain-containing protein, with the protein MFSVRVNSTYTAWWKCPVCTGEYQQVIKEKFYRENSCPYCRNQKVLKGFNDLATTQQSLMNEWDYLNNLLIASPTEITELSNMSVWWICQENPEHRYKIQVKERMAYRKRNKKVCSICKGLRRKLD; encoded by the coding sequence ATGTTTTCAGTAAGAGTTAATTCAACATATACCGCATGGTGGAAATGTCCTGTATGCACTGGAGAATATCAGCAAGTCATTAAAGAAAAATTTTACCGAGAAAATTCTTGTCCATATTGTAGGAATCAAAAAGTTTTAAAAGGATTTAACGACTTGGCAACAACTCAACAAAGTCTAATGAATGAGTGGGATTATTTGAATAACCTCCTAATAGCAAGTCCAACTGAAATCACAGAGTTGAGTAATATGTCTGTATGGTGGATATGTCAAGAAAATCCAGAACATCGTTATAAAATTCAAGTTAAAGAAAGAATGGCATACAGAAAACGAAATAAAAAGGTATGTTCGATTTGCAAAGGTTTAAGAAGAAAATTAGATTAA
- a CDS encoding alpha-ketoacid dehydrogenase subunit beta: METKTMSFRDTIILAMSEEMRRDENVFLMGEDVGVFGGDFGTSVGMLEEFGPERVRDCPISEAAISGAAAGAAMTGLRPIVDMTFMDFSVIAMDNIVNQAAKTRYMFGGKGQVPMTVRCAAGNGVGSAAQHSQSLESWFTHIPGLKVVAPGTPADMKGLLKSSIRDNNPVIILEYKSEFNQKGEVPVDPDYTIPLGVGEIKREGTDVTVVTYGKMLRRVVQAAEELAEEGISVEIVDPRTLVPLDKDIIINSVKKTGKVVLVNDAHKTSGYIGEISAIISESEAFDYLDAPIRRCAGEDVPMPYAQNLENAMIPTVESIKDTIRKTYNKE, translated from the coding sequence ATGGAAACAAAAACAATGTCGTTCCGTGACACCATTATCCTTGCTATGTCTGAGGAAATGCGTCGCGATGAAAATGTATTCTTGATGGGAGAAGACGTCGGTGTCTTTGGAGGAGACTTCGGAACTTCTGTTGGAATGCTCGAAGAATTTGGTCCAGAACGTGTTCGTGACTGTCCGATTTCTGAAGCTGCTATCTCAGGTGCAGCAGCAGGAGCAGCCATGACAGGACTTCGTCCAATCGTCGATATGACCTTCATGGACTTCTCGGTCATTGCCATGGACAATATCGTCAACCAAGCTGCTAAAACACGTTACATGTTTGGTGGGAAAGGTCAGGTTCCAATGACTGTCCGATGTGCAGCTGGTAACGGAGTTGGTTCTGCAGCTCAGCACTCTCAGTCTCTAGAGTCTTGGTTCACACACATCCCAGGTCTTAAGGTTGTAGCTCCAGGTACACCTGCTGACATGAAAGGACTTCTCAAGTCTTCTATCCGTGATAACAACCCTGTTATCATCCTTGAATACAAGTCAGAATTTAACCAAAAAGGGGAAGTGCCAGTTGATCCAGACTATACAATCCCACTTGGGGTTGGGGAAATCAAACGCGAAGGTACAGATGTAACAGTCGTTACTTATGGAAAAATGCTTCGCCGTGTGGTTCAAGCTGCTGAAGAATTAGCAGAAGAGGGAATTTCAGTTGAAATTGTGGACCCACGTACCCTCGTTCCACTTGATAAGGATATCATCATTAACTCAGTGAAGAAGACTGGTAAGGTCGTTCTGGTCAACGACGCCCACAAAACAAGTGGCTATATCGGAGAGATTTCAGCTATTATTTCAGAATCAGAAGCATTTGATTATCTAGACGCACCAATCCGCCGTTGCGCCGGAGAAGATGTGCCAATGCCTTACGCGCAAAACCTTGAAAATGCAATGATTCCAACAGTTGAAAGCATCAAAGATACAATCCGTAAGACATATAACAAAGAATAA
- the mazE gene encoding type II toxin-antitoxin system PemI/MazE family antitoxin: MNTVKTRKVGNSLTVTIPKNLGMTEGQEMVVYKGIDGVIVLAPKLKDPFDGITNLRMTNDFEGVRSLDSEI; the protein is encoded by the coding sequence ATGAATACAGTAAAGACTCGGAAGGTAGGGAATTCTCTCACTGTGACCATTCCTAAAAATTTGGGTATGACAGAAGGTCAAGAAATGGTTGTCTATAAAGGGATTGACGGAGTCATTGTCTTAGCTCCAAAACTGAAAGATCCTTTTGATGGGATTACTAATTTGAGAATGACAAATGATTTTGAAGGGGTAAGGTCACTTGATAGCGAAATCTGA